The following coding sequences are from one Rhineura floridana isolate rRhiFlo1 chromosome 2, rRhiFlo1.hap2, whole genome shotgun sequence window:
- the LOC133377972 gene encoding keratinocyte-associated protein 3-like: LGHLTLVLGAIVHGALLRHVAQPVHTITSEYAVGNVVAVASGLLSIAASVLAILVSRSFSHHYLPWILVVISLTNFLISGACCVGLALAISLTVVNGGRHLFTGCYSSALPADACTVITNKCPFDTTSIYDTALVLWLPSLLMAAVKAGLSAWCCTASLSLCGILDFGACSSEKRALFHFRRPSPPPEVARGRKAGGQARPGQQSSFHRSATVAKPGVMKGNWLGCYPSAAYILPPNASN, from the exons TTGGGCCACTTGACCTTGGTGCTGGGGGCCATCGTCCATGGCGCCCTCCTGCGCCACGTGGCCCAGCCCGTGCACACCATCACCTCGGAGTACGCCGTGGGTAATGTTGTTGCGGTGGCTTCTGGTCTCTTGAGCATTGCTGCCAGCGTCCTGGCAATCCTGGTGTCCCGGAGCTTCTCCCACCATTACCTGCCTTGGATCCTGGTCGTTATCTCCCTGACAAATTTCCTGATCTCAGGAGCCTGCTGCGTGGGGCTGGCACTTGCCATCTCCCTTACTGTTGTCAACGGTGGCCGTCATCTCTTTACCGGTTGCTACAGTTCTGCCCTTCCAGCTGATGCCTGCACTGTGATAACAAACAAGTGCCCTTTTGACACTACCAGCATCTATGACACAGCActggtcctctggcttccttccttgttaATGGCAGCAGTGAAAGccggtttgtctgcctggtgttgcacagcctccctctctctctgtggaatt CTGGACTTCGGCGCTTGCTCCTCCGAAAAGAGAGCCCTCTTCCACTTTCGCCGCCCCTCCCCGCCGCCCGAAGTTGCCAGAGGACGCAAGGcgggaggccaggccaggccaggtcaACAGAGCTCTTTTCACCGCTCGGCCACGGTGGCCAAGCCAGGCGTAATGAAAGGTAATTGGCTAGGCTGTTATCCATCTGCAGCCTACATCTTGCCTCCAAATGCCTCTAATTGA